CACGGCGGTCGCGATCTCGTCGATGTTCAAGGCGGACGTGTTGGTGGCGAGGATCGCGCCCTGCTTCACGATGGCGTCGAGTTTCGAGAAGACCTGCTTCTTCACATCCATGTTCTCGAACACGGCCTCGATCACGAGGTCGCTGTCGGCCAGCGCCTCCATCTCGAGCGAGCCGGTGAGAAGCCCCATGCGCTTCTCGACTTCCTCCATGGAGAAGCGGCCCTTCTTCGCCGAGTTCTCGTAATTCTTGCGGATGGTTGCGATGCCCCGGTCGAGCGCTTCCTGCTTCGTCTCCACGATGGTGACGGGGAGGCCGACATTGAGGAAGTTCATGGCGATGCCGCCGCCCATCGTGCCGGCGCCGATGATGCCGACCTTGTTGACGGGGATGGTCGGCGTGTCGGCCGGCACATCCGGCAGCTTCCAGACCTGGCGTTCGGCGAAGAAGACATGGCGCTGCGCGGCGGACTGCGTGCCGGTGACGAGTTCGCGGAAGAGCTTCTGCTCCACCTTGATGCCTTCATCGAAAGGCAGGTTCACCGCCGCCTCGATGCACTGGATGTTGTATTCGGGCGCGAGGAAGCCGCGGAACTTGCGGGCGTTGGCCTTGCGGAACTCGGAGAAAATCTCCGGCTTGCCGCGCGCCGCTTCCACCTTGTCGCTCAGGTCGCGCACGCGCTTCAGCGGCCGTTTCTCGGCGACGATCTTCTTCGCGAAGGCGATGGCGCCGTCGCGCAGCTTGCCTTCTTCCGTCAGCTCGTCGACGAGCCCCATCTCCAGGCACTTCTTCGCGCCGACATGGCTCCCGCTCGTCACCATTTCGAGCGCCTTTTCGGGCCCGACGATGCGCGGCAGGCGCTGCGTGCCGCCCGCGCCCGGCAGCAGGCCGAGATTCACTTCCGGCAATCCGCATTTGGCGGAGGGCACAGCCACGCGGTAATGGCAGGTCAGCGCCACTTCGAGGCCGCCGCCCAGCGCCGTGCCGTGGATGGCGGCGATAACGGGCTTCGAGGCGAATTCGATCATGTTGAGCGCATCGAACAGGCTCGGGCCCGCCGGCGCCTTGCCGAATTCGGTGATGTCGGCGCCCGCGATGAAGGTCTTGCCTTCGCAGATCAGCACGATCGCCTTCACGGCGTCGTTCTCCATCGCCTGTTTGATGCCGTTGTTGATCCCCTCGCGCACGGGCGCGGAAAGGGCGTTCACGGGCGGCGAATTCAGCGTGAGTACGGCGACTTCGCCCACCGTCTCAAGCGTGGTGACATCGTTGATTGCGGTCATGGCGCTCCCTGCCTCTTTTATCGTTCTGGATTATATCCCGGGGTTTCGAGGCGGGGATTATAGCGCCGGTGCCGCCCGGCGCTACCGCCGCCCATGTGCAGTCGCGTTCGGCCCCCGGTCCGGGCATGAACAGGGGCGGCGCCTGTGCTAGCGTCGGGGCCGGTTCGCGTCGCGGCATGAAGGGGCAGGCGTTGAAAGGCAGCAGCGGAAAATCGGAAACGGGCAGCCGGGCCGTCGGGCGACCTCGCGCCAATGCCGCGCCCTCGGCCGATCCTCGCGCCGACATCATCGCCGCCGCCGCCCGGCTATTCCGTGCCAAGGGCATCGCCGGCGCTTCCGTGCGCGAAATCGCGGCTGAGGCGGGGCTGAAGAAGGCCTCCCTCTACTACTACTTCCCCTCCAAGGAAGAGATCGTCCATGCGATGGTCGAGGATGTGCTCGCGCCCGCGCTCGCCACGCAGCGGCGGCTCGGCAAGGCGGCGCTCTCCGAGGCCGCGCGGCTCTATCTCTATCTCCGTTCCGATATCGAGCTGCTCTGCGCAGCGCCTTACGACTGCACCTGGCTTCTCTCGCATGGCAGCCTCTCGGATGCGCGCATGGGCGCCTATTGGAAGCAGCGCCAGAAACTTCTCGCCTGGCTCGCCGCCCGATTGAAGCAGGGTCACGCGAAAGGCGAATTCGTGGCTTGCGATGCCGCCACCGTCGCACAGGCCATGCTTGCCGCAACGGAATATTCGGTTACATGGGCCGAGCGCGAAGACCGTGCCCGCATGGCGCAAACCGCGGAGCAGGTCGCCACGCTCCTTGTGCGCGGCGTGCTGGCGGATGGACGAGACATGGACTCGGTGAAGGTGGAAGCGGCAAAACGCTGAGCGTTTCACTTCGCGCCGATATTTCCTCCTTTCGCGCTCTACAAATTTCGACCCGCTCCACAGAGGGACGGCGATCTGTCGCGCTGGATTCTTTCCGTTTGAGGCATACATTAAGCCCCAACAACCGGAGGAGGCGGCCATGAGCGAGCAAGTGTCGGTAGGGCGGGATTACACGCGGAGTAACGCGGATCTCGCCGCCAAGTGGAAGATCGACGTCAATCGGGATCCCTGGTCCATTCCGCTCGAAGAACTCGACCCCGCGCATGACGAGCTTTTCGCCGCCAACACAGTGCTTCCCTATTTCGAGCGGCTGCGAAAGGAAGACCCGGTTCACCTGAACGAGACCGGGCCTTACGGCCGTTATTGGTCGGTGACGAAATACGAAGACATCATGCATGTCGACACCAACCACAAGATTTTCTCCTCCGACATCCGAAATGGCGGCATCCGCCTCGGCGGCCAGCGCATCGAGGGAGAGCCCGATCCGCTCACCTATCTGCCCATGTTCATCATGGAAGACCCGCCCAAGCATGACGAGCAGCGCAAGGCGGTGCAGCCGATGTTCACGCCGCAGAACCTCGCCGATCTCGAGCCGCTGATCCGCGAGCGCGCCGGCCTCATTCTCGATGCGCTGCCGCGCGGCGAAACGTTCAACTGGGTGCGCCAGGTGTCGGTGGAGCTGACGGGCCGCACCCTCGCCACGCTTTTCAACGTGCCGCAGGAAGACCGCCACAAGCTCATTCACTGGTCGGACACGGTGGAGCGGCTCGGCGATCCGGAATATTTCGAGACGCCGGAAGAAGGCTTCAAGGAACTCTGGAACTGCTGGGAATATTTCGACGGCGTCTGGAAAGACAGGCTCGCCAATCCGGGTTCGGATCTCATCTCGCTGCTCGCGCATAGCCCATCCACGAAGAACATGCCGCCGAACGAATATCTCGGCAACATGCTGCTCCTCATCGTCGGCGGCAACGACACGACGCGCAATTCCATCACCGGCGGCGTCCTCGCGCTCAATCAGTATCCGGATGAATATGCCAAGCTGATCGCAAACCCGGACATCATCCCGAACATGGTTTCGGAGATCATCCGCTGGCAGAGCCCGGTTGCCCATATGTGCCGCACGGCGACGGAAGATACGGAGCTTGGAGGCAAGAAGATCAGGAAGTGGGACAAGGTCGCCATGTGGTACGTCTCGGGCAACCGCGACGACAGCAAGATCGACCGCGCCAATGAATTCCTGATCGACCGCGAAGGCGCGCGCCACCATCTCTCCTTCGGCTTCGGCATCCATCGCTGCATCGGCAACCGCGTCGGCGAAATGCAGTTGCGCATCCTCTGGGAAGAGATC
Above is a window of Parvibaculum lavamentivorans DS-1 DNA encoding:
- a CDS encoding cytochrome P450 is translated as MSEQVSVGRDYTRSNADLAAKWKIDVNRDPWSIPLEELDPAHDELFAANTVLPYFERLRKEDPVHLNETGPYGRYWSVTKYEDIMHVDTNHKIFSSDIRNGGIRLGGQRIEGEPDPLTYLPMFIMEDPPKHDEQRKAVQPMFTPQNLADLEPLIRERAGLILDALPRGETFNWVRQVSVELTGRTLATLFNVPQEDRHKLIHWSDTVERLGDPEYFETPEEGFKELWNCWEYFDGVWKDRLANPGSDLISLLAHSPSTKNMPPNEYLGNMLLLIVGGNDTTRNSITGGVLALNQYPDEYAKLIANPDIIPNMVSEIIRWQSPVAHMCRTATEDTELGGKKIRKWDKVAMWYVSGNRDDSKIDRANEFLIDREGARHHLSFGFGIHRCIGNRVGEMQLRILWEEIMKRFKKVEVVGDPKYLRSNFIRGITELPVIVRE
- a CDS encoding 3-hydroxyacyl-CoA dehydrogenase NAD-binding domain-containing protein, producing the protein MNDVTTLETVGEVAVLTLNSPPVNALSAPVREGINNGIKQAMENDAVKAIVLICEGKTFIAGADITEFGKAPAGPSLFDALNMIEFASKPVIAAIHGTALGGGLEVALTCHYRVAVPSAKCGLPEVNLGLLPGAGGTQRLPRIVGPEKALEMVTSGSHVGAKKCLEMGLVDELTEEGKLRDGAIAFAKKIVAEKRPLKRVRDLSDKVEAARGKPEIFSEFRKANARKFRGFLAPEYNIQCIEAAVNLPFDEGIKVEQKLFRELVTGTQSAAQRHVFFAERQVWKLPDVPADTPTIPVNKVGIIGAGTMGGGIAMNFLNVGLPVTIVETKQEALDRGIATIRKNYENSAKKGRFSMEEVEKRMGLLTGSLEMEALADSDLVIEAVFENMDVKKQVFSKLDAIVKQGAILATNTSALNIDEIATAVKRPEAVIGLHFFSPANVMRLLEVVRADKTSKPVIATSMQLAKKIGKIAALVGVCPGFVGNRILAQRQREAQKLILEGAMPWDVDRVLYDFGLPMGPFAMSDLAGLDIGWSKEKSQGATIRDVLCEMDRRGQKTGAGFYDYDENRNAKPSPVVEKIILDFAQKKGINRRKISDDEILERCIYPMINEGAKILEEGKAIRSSDIDIVWINGYGFPVYRGGPMFYGDTVGADKVLAKMKEFQAQMGDDFKPAALLEKIVAEGKKFSDF
- a CDS encoding TetR/AcrR family transcriptional regulator: MKGSSGKSETGSRAVGRPRANAAPSADPRADIIAAAARLFRAKGIAGASVREIAAEAGLKKASLYYYFPSKEEIVHAMVEDVLAPALATQRRLGKAALSEAARLYLYLRSDIELLCAAPYDCTWLLSHGSLSDARMGAYWKQRQKLLAWLAARLKQGHAKGEFVACDAATVAQAMLAATEYSVTWAEREDRARMAQTAEQVATLLVRGVLADGRDMDSVKVEAAKR